A stretch of the Taeniopygia guttata chromosome 3, bTaeGut7.mat, whole genome shotgun sequence genome encodes the following:
- the CNST gene encoding consortin isoform X2 — translation MDDRDFPPNDLQIDSKDSLPANYRVESLASHLIPSADENENQLDSDGNEVLISSNTAMGRQDKGEQDNINNNENMDSGDWIPSCKESETERRSVNVHMDPQLEEKPITEKQPGGKRSPRSKRSSNKKSKGSSTVGTTVIQDENALHTDTDFVQAESAVEAKENFDPKDQKQTLQSLFSLLREEVEQMDSKILPLCLHQIAETYFQEEEYEKAMKFIQLERLYHEQLLANLSSIQEQWERKWKTAVPSPVTTLRNSDKELSGQELEKLTRVCSSHQQPQASKNKLVAAENTWESSCLPQLMESRTLKEREATAFKSGTETCPGVAPKKEDKQLSTVCPGENKTERQTEAASLRVAAGKDHMEEQHCSAESTLEPHTQSTGTVGRPSSGCLSSGDAGGDNSLQLRGRQLSKDAVKIEGAGEPGVKLPLEPMVDALALTDDDYMPADLVPSDKDVPADRSLLRSKHAAGSSEIPSGQLGNSDLNQQQIQPDDDDDDEQSPWDRTASGCNEVSEYDSTDHSQVCKEIQRAAGQEEKANNEQEDLFLRFLNGNIIDTEESADFADLANQEDFDTVPDISPKRASFNSLEALSLDDSFSSLDELTRRIEITEITPVEGLVSILKKRDDRDGKTIAQVQQRQTKRRVRFQEMEDTLDQDEVSGGSCILLILLCIATVFLSIGGTALYCTFGDMESPVCTDFAANMDFYYTQILQRVEELKHWIAFS, via the exons ATGGATGACAGAGACTTTCCACCAAATGATCTACAAATAGACTCAAAGGACAGTCTTCCTGCTAACTATAGGGTAGAAAGTTTGGCATCTCATTTGATTCCTTCAgctgatgaaaatgaaaatcaacTTGATAGTGATGGGAATGAAGTTCTGATCAGTAGTAACACTGCTATGGGACGACAGGATAAAGGTGAACAGGATAACAtcaataataatgaaaatatggACAGTGGAGACTGGATCCCAAGCTGTAAAGAAAGTGAGACTGAGAGAAGATCTGTAAATGTCCATATGGACCCTCAGCTGGAGGAAAAGCCTATTACAGAAAAACAGCCAGGTGGAAAAAGAAGTCCAAGAAGCAAAAGAAGCTCCAATAAAAAATCTAAAG GCAGTTCTACAGTGGGAACCACAGTGATCCAGGATGAAAATGCTCTTCATACAGATACAGATTTTGTGCAGGCTGAAAGTGCTGttgaagcaaaggaaaactttgATCCAAAAGACCAAAAGCAAACATTGcagtctcttttctctttgctcCGTGAAGAGGTTGAGCAGATGGATTCAAAGATACTGCCCCTGTGTCTCCATCAG ATAGCTGAGACCTATTTTCAAGAGGAGGAAT ATGAGAAGGCCATGAAGTTTATTCAGCTTGAACGACTTTATCATGAGCAGCTGCTTGCAAATCTCTCTTCCATACAGGAACAGTGGG aaagaaaatggaaaacagcAGTTCCCAGTCCAGTTACAACACTGAGGAATTCAGATAAAGAACTGAGTGGCCAAGAACTGGAAAAGCTTACTAGAGTTTGCTCCTCGCATCAACA GCCACAGGCATCCAAAAATAAG CTAGTAGCTGCAGAAAATACATGGGAAAGCAGTTGTTTACCTCAGTTAATGGAATCCAGAACTTTAAAGGAAAGAGAAGCTACTGCTTTTAAATCAg GTACTGAAACTTGTCCTGGCGTTGCACCAAAGAAAGAAGATAAACAGCTGAGCACTGTTTGCCCAGgtgaaaacaaaactgagaGACAGACAGAGGCAGCAAGTCTTCGGGTAGCTGCAGGAAAGGACCACATggaggagcagcactgcagtgctgaatCAACATTGGAGCCACACACCCAGTCCACAGGGACAGTGGGCAGGCCTTCCTCGGGCTGTTTATCATCTGGGGATGCTGGTGGAGATAACAGTCTGCAGCTGAGGGGAAGACAGCTCTCCAAGGATGCAGTCAAAATAGAAGGGGCGGGGGAGCCTGGAGTGAAACTCCCTCTTGAGCCGATGGTAGATGCTTTGGCTTTAACAGATGATGATTATATGCCTGCTGATTTGGTTCCTTCTGATAAAGATGTGCCAGCTGACAGAAGTCTGCTCAGATCAAAACATGCTGCTGGGTCTTCAGAAATTCCTAGTGGCCAGCTTGGAAATAGTGATTTAAACCAGCAACAGATACAGcctgatgatgatgatgatgatgaacaGTCTCCATGGGACAGAACTGCCTCTGGCTGTAATGAAGTGTCTGAGTATGACAGTACTGACCATTCACAGGTGTGCAAGGAAatacagagagcagcaggacaggaggaAAAGGCCAATAATGAACAAGAAGACTTATTTCTGAGATTTTTGAATGGTAACATAATAGACACTGAAGAATCTGCAGACTTTGCAGACTTAGCAAACCAAGAGGACTTTGACACTGTTCCAGATATTTCACCCAAACGAGCATCTTTTAACTCCCTGGAAGCTTTATCACTAGATGacagcttttcttctcttgatGAACTTACAAGAAGGATAGAGATTACTGAG ATTACCCCAGTGGAAGGATTGGTGTCTATATTAAAGAAGAGAGATGACAGAGATGGAAAAACAATTGCTCAAGTCCAGCAAAGGCAAACAAAGAGAAGAGTGAGATTCCAAGAAATGGAAGACACATTGGATCAAG ATGAAGTGTCTGGTGGCTCCTGTATTTTGCTGATCCTGCTGTGCATAGCAACTGTTTTCCTTAGCATTGGAGGAACTGCACTGTATTGCACCTTTGGTGACATGGAATCCCCTGTCTGTACTGATTTTGCAGCCAACATGGATTTCTATTATACACAGATACTGCAGCGTGTGGAAGAACTTAAACACTGGATAGCCTTCTCATAG
- the CNST gene encoding consortin isoform X1: MNFSSLNSGLKISGGRLSGSTSNALMDDRDFPPNDLQIDSKDSLPANYRVESLASHLIPSADENENQLDSDGNEVLISSNTAMGRQDKGEQDNINNNENMDSGDWIPSCKESETERRSVNVHMDPQLEEKPITEKQPGGKRSPRSKRSSNKKSKGSSTVGTTVIQDENALHTDTDFVQAESAVEAKENFDPKDQKQTLQSLFSLLREEVEQMDSKILPLCLHQIAETYFQEEEYEKAMKFIQLERLYHEQLLANLSSIQEQWERKWKTAVPSPVTTLRNSDKELSGQELEKLTRVCSSHQQPQASKNKLVAAENTWESSCLPQLMESRTLKEREATAFKSGTETCPGVAPKKEDKQLSTVCPGENKTERQTEAASLRVAAGKDHMEEQHCSAESTLEPHTQSTGTVGRPSSGCLSSGDAGGDNSLQLRGRQLSKDAVKIEGAGEPGVKLPLEPMVDALALTDDDYMPADLVPSDKDVPADRSLLRSKHAAGSSEIPSGQLGNSDLNQQQIQPDDDDDDEQSPWDRTASGCNEVSEYDSTDHSQVCKEIQRAAGQEEKANNEQEDLFLRFLNGNIIDTEESADFADLANQEDFDTVPDISPKRASFNSLEALSLDDSFSSLDELTRRIEITEITPVEGLVSILKKRDDRDGKTIAQVQQRQTKRRVRFQEMEDTLDQDEVSGGSCILLILLCIATVFLSIGGTALYCTFGDMESPVCTDFAANMDFYYTQILQRVEELKHWIAFS; encoded by the exons ATg AATTTTTCTTCGTTGAATTCTG GTCTAAAAATATCTGGAGGGAGATTAAGTGGTTCAACAAGCAACGCTCTAATGGATGACAGAGACTTTCCACCAAATGATCTACAAATAGACTCAAAGGACAGTCTTCCTGCTAACTATAGGGTAGAAAGTTTGGCATCTCATTTGATTCCTTCAgctgatgaaaatgaaaatcaacTTGATAGTGATGGGAATGAAGTTCTGATCAGTAGTAACACTGCTATGGGACGACAGGATAAAGGTGAACAGGATAACAtcaataataatgaaaatatggACAGTGGAGACTGGATCCCAAGCTGTAAAGAAAGTGAGACTGAGAGAAGATCTGTAAATGTCCATATGGACCCTCAGCTGGAGGAAAAGCCTATTACAGAAAAACAGCCAGGTGGAAAAAGAAGTCCAAGAAGCAAAAGAAGCTCCAATAAAAAATCTAAAG GCAGTTCTACAGTGGGAACCACAGTGATCCAGGATGAAAATGCTCTTCATACAGATACAGATTTTGTGCAGGCTGAAAGTGCTGttgaagcaaaggaaaactttgATCCAAAAGACCAAAAGCAAACATTGcagtctcttttctctttgctcCGTGAAGAGGTTGAGCAGATGGATTCAAAGATACTGCCCCTGTGTCTCCATCAG ATAGCTGAGACCTATTTTCAAGAGGAGGAAT ATGAGAAGGCCATGAAGTTTATTCAGCTTGAACGACTTTATCATGAGCAGCTGCTTGCAAATCTCTCTTCCATACAGGAACAGTGGG aaagaaaatggaaaacagcAGTTCCCAGTCCAGTTACAACACTGAGGAATTCAGATAAAGAACTGAGTGGCCAAGAACTGGAAAAGCTTACTAGAGTTTGCTCCTCGCATCAACA GCCACAGGCATCCAAAAATAAG CTAGTAGCTGCAGAAAATACATGGGAAAGCAGTTGTTTACCTCAGTTAATGGAATCCAGAACTTTAAAGGAAAGAGAAGCTACTGCTTTTAAATCAg GTACTGAAACTTGTCCTGGCGTTGCACCAAAGAAAGAAGATAAACAGCTGAGCACTGTTTGCCCAGgtgaaaacaaaactgagaGACAGACAGAGGCAGCAAGTCTTCGGGTAGCTGCAGGAAAGGACCACATggaggagcagcactgcagtgctgaatCAACATTGGAGCCACACACCCAGTCCACAGGGACAGTGGGCAGGCCTTCCTCGGGCTGTTTATCATCTGGGGATGCTGGTGGAGATAACAGTCTGCAGCTGAGGGGAAGACAGCTCTCCAAGGATGCAGTCAAAATAGAAGGGGCGGGGGAGCCTGGAGTGAAACTCCCTCTTGAGCCGATGGTAGATGCTTTGGCTTTAACAGATGATGATTATATGCCTGCTGATTTGGTTCCTTCTGATAAAGATGTGCCAGCTGACAGAAGTCTGCTCAGATCAAAACATGCTGCTGGGTCTTCAGAAATTCCTAGTGGCCAGCTTGGAAATAGTGATTTAAACCAGCAACAGATACAGcctgatgatgatgatgatgatgaacaGTCTCCATGGGACAGAACTGCCTCTGGCTGTAATGAAGTGTCTGAGTATGACAGTACTGACCATTCACAGGTGTGCAAGGAAatacagagagcagcaggacaggaggaAAAGGCCAATAATGAACAAGAAGACTTATTTCTGAGATTTTTGAATGGTAACATAATAGACACTGAAGAATCTGCAGACTTTGCAGACTTAGCAAACCAAGAGGACTTTGACACTGTTCCAGATATTTCACCCAAACGAGCATCTTTTAACTCCCTGGAAGCTTTATCACTAGATGacagcttttcttctcttgatGAACTTACAAGAAGGATAGAGATTACTGAG ATTACCCCAGTGGAAGGATTGGTGTCTATATTAAAGAAGAGAGATGACAGAGATGGAAAAACAATTGCTCAAGTCCAGCAAAGGCAAACAAAGAGAAGAGTGAGATTCCAAGAAATGGAAGACACATTGGATCAAG ATGAAGTGTCTGGTGGCTCCTGTATTTTGCTGATCCTGCTGTGCATAGCAACTGTTTTCCTTAGCATTGGAGGAACTGCACTGTATTGCACCTTTGGTGACATGGAATCCCCTGTCTGTACTGATTTTGCAGCCAACATGGATTTCTATTATACACAGATACTGCAGCGTGTGGAAGAACTTAAACACTGGATAGCCTTCTCATAG